A stretch of the Halomonas sp. BDJS001 genome encodes the following:
- the zapB gene encoding cell division protein ZapB, with amino-acid sequence MSLELFNQLEQKVTDTVDALEMMKLENEELRGENAKLKEEREEWERRLNSLLSKFDSLDTSSTS; translated from the coding sequence ATGAGTCTGGAGCTATTTAATCAGCTTGAACAGAAAGTCACCGATACCGTTGACGCGCTGGAGATGATGAAACTGGAAAATGAAGAGCTGCGCGGCGAAAACGCCAAACTGAAAGAGGAGCGTGAAGAGTGGGAGCGCCGTCTCAACAGTCTGCTCAGCAAATTCGACAGTCTCGACACCTCCAGCACCTCCTAA
- the rsmD gene encoding 16S rRNA (guanine(966)-N(2))-methyltransferase RsmD gives MTRQRPPQSSKSRQTPTQRGGKQRGKPLGKPHGKLRIIGGEFRRRQLPVLDSPGLRPTPDRVRETLFNWLGQQLYGQQVLDLFAGTGALGIEALSRGAAWVDFVERDPRVAAQLSTNLASLNITASTVHVNDVQAYLARPAKPYTLVFLDPPFHQQLAPPCCLSLENSGWLDNEAMIYLETETVLVPDVPANWLLHRETQAGESTARLYQRHAP, from the coding sequence ATGACACGACAACGCCCCCCTCAATCCTCCAAGTCCCGCCAAACGCCTACTCAGCGGGGCGGTAAACAACGTGGCAAACCGCTTGGTAAGCCACATGGAAAGCTACGTATTATCGGCGGCGAATTCCGTCGTCGCCAGTTGCCGGTACTGGATAGCCCCGGCTTGCGTCCAACCCCAGACCGCGTGCGTGAAACGCTGTTCAATTGGCTCGGGCAGCAGCTTTACGGCCAGCAGGTACTCGACCTATTCGCAGGCACCGGTGCGCTAGGCATTGAGGCGCTGTCTCGCGGCGCGGCGTGGGTCGATTTTGTCGAGCGCGACCCGCGGGTAGCGGCACAGCTATCGACCAATCTGGCATCGCTCAATATTACCGCAAGCACAGTGCATGTTAACGATGTTCAGGCTTATCTGGCTCGCCCCGCCAAGCCCTATACTCTGGTCTTTCTCGACCCACCTTTCCATCAGCAGTTGGCCCCGCCCTGCTGCTTATCATTGGAAAATAGCGGCTGGCTGGATAACGAGGCAATGATTTACCTGGAAACCGAGACAGTGCTGGTACCCGATGTGCCCGCCAACTGGCTGTTGCACCGGGAAACCCAGGCGGGTGAAAGCACGGCAAGGCTTTATCAGCGTCACGCACCGTAA
- the ftsY gene encoding signal recognition particle-docking protein FtsY, with the protein MFGFFKRKNKQDPQEAPQDKQAQEEPLKEQPQEHADELDIAMPETSTDTVTDIVEEASKAPEALPEPEPEPEPEPEPEPEPEPEPEPEPELTPAPGREATPPPALQEKPVAAKSDQKGWFARIKSGLGKTRANLTDGIADLFLGKKQIDDELLEDLETQLLMADVGIEATTEIIGRLEARVSRKELNNPEALYRGLQEELSAMLAPVAKPLVLEKEGKGPFVILVVGVNGVGKTTTIGKLTQRFQREGKSVMLAAGDTFRAAAVEQLKVWGERNKVPVIAQHTGADSASVIYDAVAAATARGIDVLIADTAGRLHNKSHLMEELKKVHRVMQKLDDTAPHEVMLVLDAGTGQNAISQASTFNDAVPVSGITLTKLDGTAKGGIIFALAKQLETPIRFIGVGEGIDDLRPFEANDFVQALFDRQGDDASA; encoded by the coding sequence ATGTTTGGTTTTTTTAAACGTAAGAATAAGCAAGATCCACAAGAGGCGCCTCAAGACAAACAGGCGCAGGAGGAGCCGTTAAAGGAGCAGCCTCAAGAGCACGCCGATGAGCTGGACATTGCGATGCCCGAGACTTCCACTGACACTGTTACTGACATTGTTGAAGAGGCCTCAAAAGCGCCGGAAGCTTTGCCAGAGCCAGAGCCAGAGCCAGAGCCAGAGCCAGAGCCAGAGCCAGAGCCAGAGCCAGAGCCAGAGCCAGAGCCAGAGTTGACGCCCGCGCCCGGCCGTGAGGCGACGCCGCCACCCGCCTTGCAAGAGAAACCGGTGGCTGCCAAAAGCGATCAGAAAGGCTGGTTTGCGCGTATCAAGTCAGGCCTGGGGAAAACCCGGGCCAATTTAACCGATGGCATCGCCGACCTGTTCTTAGGTAAAAAACAGATCGATGATGAGCTGCTGGAAGATCTCGAAACGCAGCTGTTAATGGCCGACGTGGGCATTGAAGCAACGACCGAGATTATTGGCCGCCTGGAAGCGCGCGTCTCGCGCAAAGAGTTGAATAACCCCGAAGCGCTCTACCGAGGCCTGCAAGAAGAGTTGTCCGCCATGCTGGCGCCGGTCGCCAAACCGCTTGTGCTTGAGAAGGAAGGCAAGGGGCCGTTTGTTATTTTGGTGGTCGGCGTCAACGGCGTGGGTAAAACCACCACCATCGGCAAGCTTACCCAGCGTTTTCAGCGCGAAGGCAAAAGCGTCATGCTGGCAGCAGGCGATACCTTCCGTGCCGCGGCTGTTGAGCAGCTCAAAGTCTGGGGCGAGCGCAACAAGGTGCCGGTAATCGCCCAACACACCGGCGCCGACAGCGCCTCGGTGATTTATGACGCGGTAGCAGCCGCTACCGCGCGCGGTATCGATGTACTTATCGCCGATACCGCCGGTCGACTGCATAACAAAAGCCACTTGATGGAAGAGCTGAAAAAGGTTCATCGAGTGATGCAGAAGTTAGATGACACCGCGCCTCACGAAGTGATGCTGGTGCTGGATGCGGGCACCGGGCAAAACGCGATCTCTCAGGCCAGCACCTTTAATGACGCCGTGCCGGTCAGCGGGATCACTCTCACCAAATTGGACGGCACCGCTAAAGGCGGGATTATTTTCGCGCTGGCGAAACAGCTGGAAACGCCGATTCGCTTTATTGGCGTGGGGGAGGGCATCGACGATCTGCGTCCCTTTGAGGCCAATGACTTTGTCCAAGCGCTGTTTGACCGCCAAGGGGACGATGCCAGCGCATGA
- the ftsE gene encoding cell division ATP-binding protein FtsE, which translates to MIAFEHVGKRYGGRFEALAHLNFRVARGEMVFLTGHSGAGKSSLLRLVMRLEKPSRGRVVVAGHDIAQLHASQVPFYRRQIGVVFQDHQLLFDRSIFHNVSLPLEIQGVEPREAARRVRAALDKVGLLHREKALPIELSGGEQQRVGIARAVVNKPALLLADEPTGNLDPQLSADIMALFEDFNRIGTTVMIASHDLALIARLRHRILRLSDGRLVADEGAV; encoded by the coding sequence ATGATCGCTTTTGAGCATGTGGGTAAACGCTACGGCGGGCGCTTTGAGGCGCTGGCGCACCTTAACTTTCGGGTTGCCCGGGGCGAGATGGTGTTTCTTACTGGCCACTCCGGTGCAGGGAAAAGCTCGCTACTACGCTTGGTGATGCGCCTTGAGAAACCTAGCCGAGGGCGCGTCGTTGTAGCGGGGCATGACATTGCCCAGCTGCATGCCAGCCAAGTGCCGTTCTATCGGCGCCAAATTGGTGTGGTCTTCCAGGATCATCAGTTGCTCTTTGATCGCAGCATTTTTCACAATGTTTCTCTACCGCTGGAGATTCAAGGGGTTGAACCTCGGGAAGCTGCCCGCCGTGTGCGTGCCGCGTTAGATAAAGTGGGGCTGCTGCATCGTGAAAAAGCGTTGCCCATAGAGCTCTCCGGCGGCGAGCAGCAGCGGGTGGGTATTGCCCGGGCGGTGGTCAATAAGCCCGCGCTGCTACTGGCCGATGAGCCCACGGGCAATCTGGATCCTCAGCTCTCGGCGGATATTATGGCGCTGTTTGAGGACTTTAATCGGATTGGTACCACGGTGATGATCGCCAGCCACGATCTGGCCCTGATTGCCCGACTGCGTCACCGCATTCTGCGCTTAAGCGACGGCAGGCTGGTAGCCGATGAGGGGGCGGTATGA
- the ftsX gene encoding permease-like cell division protein FtsX encodes MKSSATPKRRQGAALKTPRKSAVKPAVDKAPQRGARSQQTRFSSRLRAWGRHHRSMAWDSFQRLIRYPLGNLLTMLAIAIALVLPAALWLTLDSARLLDAELDESATLTVYLELSADDAQSLRIEEAVNAEPDVLETQLISAEQGMAEFQQSLGLDDALAGLESNPLPISMVVRPESVDPVAMQQLATRLEALAGVDEVRLDLAWVERLRNLAELGRRVALALGALFGLGVLLVVGNTIRLSVESRRREIEVVMLIGATHAFVRRPFLYSGAWYGLGGGLLALGLLGLGNHWLSLPVSALAASYGASFSLPQLDVTGSTILLSCSTLLGWLGAWLAVTRHLSSIRPR; translated from the coding sequence ATGAAGTCATCCGCGACACCCAAGCGTCGTCAGGGAGCAGCACTGAAAACGCCGCGCAAATCTGCTGTTAAACCCGCGGTCGATAAAGCGCCCCAGCGAGGCGCCAGGTCGCAGCAAACGCGCTTTTCCAGCCGCCTGCGGGCATGGGGTCGCCACCACCGCAGCATGGCGTGGGATAGCTTTCAGCGCTTGATACGCTATCCGTTGGGTAACCTCCTGACTATGCTGGCGATTGCTATTGCGCTGGTACTGCCTGCGGCGCTGTGGCTAACCCTGGACAGTGCCCGCCTGCTGGATGCGGAGCTTGATGAGAGCGCTACGTTAACGGTCTACCTGGAGTTGAGTGCCGATGATGCCCAGTCGCTGCGTATCGAAGAAGCGGTTAACGCGGAACCAGACGTGCTCGAAACCCAGCTGATCAGCGCCGAGCAGGGGATGGCGGAGTTCCAGCAGTCGCTGGGGCTCGATGATGCCTTGGCAGGGCTGGAGAGTAACCCGCTACCTATCAGCATGGTGGTGCGCCCGGAAAGCGTTGACCCGGTTGCCATGCAGCAGTTGGCCACCCGCCTTGAAGCGCTCGCTGGGGTGGATGAGGTGCGCCTTGACCTGGCCTGGGTGGAACGGCTGAGAAACCTGGCGGAACTCGGTCGGCGTGTGGCGTTGGCGCTGGGGGCGCTGTTTGGTTTAGGCGTGCTGCTGGTGGTAGGGAATACTATTCGCCTCTCGGTGGAGAGTCGACGCCGGGAAATTGAAGTCGTGATGCTGATTGGCGCCACGCATGCCTTTGTTAGGCGGCCGTTCCTATATAGCGGTGCCTGGTACGGTTTGGGCGGTGGGCTGCTAGCGCTGGGGTTGTTAGGTCTGGGCAATCACTGGCTTTCCCTGCCCGTATCCGCTCTGGCGGCCAGTTACGGGGCGAGTTTTTCTTTACCCCAACTCGACGTGACAGGCTCTACAATTCTGCTATCTTGCAGTACACTACTAGGCTGGTTGGGTGCCTGGTTGGCGGTGACTCGCCATCTCTCCAGCATTCGACCTAGATAA
- the rpoH gene encoding RNA polymerase sigma factor RpoH codes for MSTSLLPVGQLSPGGDLGGYIRAVNGISVLTADEERELAYRLYDEGDLEAARRLVLSHLRFVVHIARSYSGYGLPQADLIQEGNVGLMKAVKRFDPNQGVRLVSFAVHWIKAEIHEFVLRNWRIVKIATTKAQRKLFFNLRGAKKRLAWLNNDEVDAIAKDLDVKPEVVRDMEGRLSSYDAGYDAPAGDDEESTYQAPVHFLDDAASDPATQLEDSNFEEDSTRRLQLALEGLDERSRDILQRRWLADSKETLHDLADVYGVSAERIRQLEKNAMKKLRQKMGEEMMVA; via the coding sequence ATGAGCACTAGTCTTCTACCGGTGGGGCAGCTTTCGCCCGGCGGCGATCTGGGCGGCTATATCCGCGCGGTCAATGGAATTTCGGTACTAACGGCCGATGAAGAGCGCGAACTCGCTTACCGCCTCTATGATGAAGGCGATCTGGAAGCCGCTCGTCGTTTGGTACTGTCGCATTTGCGCTTTGTGGTGCATATCGCGCGTAGCTATTCGGGCTATGGGTTGCCCCAAGCGGATCTGATTCAAGAGGGTAACGTTGGCTTGATGAAAGCTGTCAAGCGTTTCGACCCGAACCAGGGCGTTCGTCTGGTTTCGTTTGCCGTGCACTGGATTAAAGCGGAAATTCACGAATTTGTGCTGCGTAACTGGCGAATCGTTAAAATCGCCACAACCAAAGCTCAGCGTAAGCTGTTCTTTAACCTTCGCGGTGCGAAGAAACGCTTGGCATGGTTGAATAACGACGAAGTCGATGCCATCGCCAAAGATCTCGACGTTAAGCCTGAGGTCGTGCGCGATATGGAAGGGCGCTTGTCGTCTTACGATGCAGGCTATGACGCCCCGGCAGGCGATGATGAAGAGAGCACTTATCAAGCGCCGGTGCACTTCTTGGATGATGCTGCTTCCGACCCTGCTACACAGCTGGAAGACAGCAACTTCGAGGAAGACTCAACGCGCCGTTTACAGCTTGCCCTGGAGGGCCTCGATGAGCGCTCGCGGGATATCCTCCAACGCCGCTGGCTGGCCGATAGCAAAGAGACGCTGCATGACTTGGCCGATGTTTACGGCGTAAGTGCGGAGCGTATCCGTCAGCTTGAAAAAAATGCCATGAAAAAGCTGCGTCAGAAAATGGGCGAAGAGATGATGGTCGCCTAA
- the slmA gene encoding nucleoid occlusion factor SlmA: MSEDQKPRRREQILQALALMLEEDSGKRITTAALARQVGVSEAALYRHFPSKARMFEGLIDFIEESIFARITRILEDVPDATSRCGTILALLLGFAEKNPGLARVMGGDVLTGETARLRQRVNQLFERLEMQLKQILREAELREGLRPTIPASAAANLLAAQAEGRISQYVRSDFKRLPTEHWEDQWSLLSAHLLRATTQPA; this comes from the coding sequence ATGAGCGAAGATCAAAAACCACGCCGCCGCGAGCAGATTCTCCAGGCCCTGGCATTAATGCTCGAGGAAGATAGCGGCAAGCGCATCACTACCGCCGCCCTTGCTCGCCAGGTCGGCGTTTCAGAAGCGGCACTCTACCGCCACTTTCCCAGCAAAGCGCGTATGTTCGAGGGGCTGATCGACTTTATTGAAGAGAGTATTTTTGCCCGCATCACGCGCATTTTAGAAGACGTTCCTGACGCCACCTCCCGCTGCGGCACCATACTGGCGCTACTGCTGGGCTTTGCTGAAAAAAACCCTGGCCTGGCCCGGGTAATGGGCGGCGACGTACTCACCGGCGAAACCGCCCGGCTACGCCAGCGGGTCAATCAGCTGTTCGAGCGACTGGAGATGCAGCTTAAGCAGATTCTGCGCGAAGCCGAACTGCGTGAAGGCCTGCGCCCCACGATCCCCGCTTCTGCCGCTGCCAATTTGCTGGCAGCCCAGGCGGAGGGGCGCATTTCACAGTATGTGCGTAGCGACTTTAAACGCCTGCCCACTGAACACTGGGAAGATCAGTGGTCGCTACTGTCCGCCCACTTACTGCGCGCCACCACTCAGCCAGCTTAG